A part of Astatotilapia calliptera chromosome 15, fAstCal1.2, whole genome shotgun sequence genomic DNA contains:
- the wdr26b gene encoding WD repeat-containing protein 26 — MQANGAGQGQESSELSCLNSAQNGESSSVGGTHSNGLLSSTDNGNNVGTSNGSSVGPCTGTSAASTASSSEVGSLKKKKRLTQAEEDVIRLIGQHLHGLGLNQTVDLLMQESGCRLEHSSATKFRNHVMEGEWDKAENDLNELRALMHSPNAIVRMKFLLLQQKYLEYLEDGKVLEALQVLRGELTPLKYNTDRIHVLSGYLMCSHAEDLRAKAEWEGKGTASRCRLLDKLQTYLPPSVMLPPRRLHTLLRQAVELQRDRCLYHNTKLDNNLDSVSLLLDHVCSRKQFPCYTQQILTEHCNEVWFCKFSNDGTKLATGSKDTTVIIWQVDPETHQLKLLRTLEGHAYGVSYLAWSPDDTYLIACGPDDCSELWLWNVQTGELRTKMSQSHEDSLTSVAWNPDGKRFVTGGQRGQFYQCDLDGNLLDSWEGVRVQCLWCLNDGRIVLASDTHQRIRGYNFEDLTDRNIVQEDHPIMSFTVSKNGRLALLNVATQGVHLWDLQDRVLVRKYQGVTQGFYTIHSCFGGHNEDFIASGSEDHKVYIWHRRGELPIAELTGHTRTVNCVSWNPAIPSLMASASDDGTVRIWGPAPFLESQEADGLNENCSHMDS; from the exons ATGCAGGCAAACGGGGCTGGACAAGGACAAGAATCCTCGGAGCTCTCTTGCTTAAACAGCGCACAAAACGGGGAGTCCTCCTCGGTCGGAGGAACTCACTCAAATGGCCTTCTCTCCAGCACAGATAACGGTAATAACGTCGGTACCAGTAATGGATCTTCAGTAGGGCCTTGCACGGGGACTTCGGCTGCTTCTACGGCCTCGAGTTCGGAGGTCGGCTcgttgaaaaagaagaaacgaCTAACGCAGGCGGAGGAAGATGTCATACGATTAATAGGGCAACATCTCCACGGACTAGGACTGAA TCAGACGGTGGACCTGCTGATGCAGGAATCAGGCTGCAGACTGGAACACTCCTCAGCTACCAAGTTCCGCAACCATGTCATGGAAGGAGAGTGGGACAAG GCTGAGAATGATCTCAACGAACTGAGAGCATTGATGCATTCTCCCAATGCTATTGTG CGTATGAAgttcctgctgctgcagcagaagTACCTTGAGTACCTGGAGGACGGAAAAGTCTTGGAGGCTTTGCAGGTCCTCCGGGGAGAGCTGACGCCGCTCAAGTACAACACAGATCGCATCCACGTACTCAGCGG GTACCTAATGTGTAGCCATGCTGAGGATCTTAGGGCCAAGGCAGAGTGGGAGGGCAAGGGCACGGCTTCACGCTGCAGGCTGCTGGATAAACTACAAA CATACCTGCCTCCTTCTGTGATGCTGCCCCCTCGTCGACTGCACACCCTGCTCCGGCAAGCAGTGGAGCTGCAGAGGGACCGCTGCCTTTATCATAACACCAAGCTGGACAATAACCTGGACtcggtctctctcctccttgaTCACGTCTGCAGCAG gaAGCAGTTCCCATGTTACACTCAACAGATTCTGACTGAGCATTGTAATGAGGTGTGGTTCTGCAAATTCTCAAATGATGGCACCAAGCTAGCCACTGGCTCCAAAGACACTACTGTCATAATTTGGCAAGTGGACCCA GAGACCCACCAGCTGAAGCTGCTGCGAACCCTGGAGGGTCATGCATACGGCGTCTCCTACTTAGCCTGGAGTCCCGATGACACCTACCTGATCGCCTGCGGACCGGATGACTGCTCCGAGCTCTGGCTCTGGAATGTTCAG ACGGGGGAGCTGCGGACCAAAATGTCCCAGTCCCATGAAGATAGTCTGACCAGCGTGGCCTGGAACCCTGATGGCAAGCGCTTTGTCACTGGAGGACAAAGGGgacagttttatcagtgt GACCTGGATGGCAACTTGTTAGACTCCTGGGAGGGTGTGAGAGTGCAGTGCCTGTGGTGCCTGAACGATGGCAGGATAGTGCTGGCCTCAGACACCCACCAGCGTATCCGGGGATACAACTTTGAGGACCTTACGGACAGAAACAT AGTTCAGGAGGACCACCCTATCATGTCTTTTACTGTTTCAAAGAACGGAAGATTAGCTTTGTTAAATGTAGCAACTCAG GGAGTGCACCTGTGGGACCTTCAGGACCGGGTGCTGGTAAGGAAGTACCAAGGTGTTACCCAGGGCTTCTACACAATCCACTCCTGCTTTGGAGGACACAACGAAGACTTCATTGCCAGTGGCAGCGAAG ACCACAAAGTATACATCTGGCATCGGCGTGGTGAACTTCCTATCGCTGAGCTCACAGGCCACACGCGCACCGTTAACTGTGTGAGCTGGAACCCGGCCATCCCAAGCCTCATGGCTTCTGCCTCCGATGACGGCACAGTACGCATCTGGGGCCCTGCACCCTTCCTCGAATCACAAGAGGCAGATGGGCTCAACG AAAACTGCAGTCACATGGACAGTTGA
- the fez2b gene encoding fasciculation and elongation protein zeta-2 isoform X3: MAAPLAHFDEDWQDFNEFKPSSDVVDPLDKLNSNVGDSSGLDDFSDLDNSFSGEICSFKSMEDLVHDFDEKLTVCFRNYNTTTENIAPIKPITEDNYLKDDEVWNALTDNYGNVMPVDWKTSHTRSLHLPSLNLTEHEKLDNQSLDLSDDEELREQMDMHSIIVSCINDEPLFTAEQVIEEIEEMMQESPDPEDDESPSQSDLSMLSQDLNALKRSGSNTSYEDRLRQMSVSELTETLEEVEAAIRRYSEELIQALALRDELDYEKEVKNSFISLLIEVQNRQKEHRELLRKKKKIRHTTTTGPNGQRTASTHIPGTYLTTVIPYEKKAGPPSVEDLQILTKILHAMRDDSEKVPALLTDYILKVLCPT; this comes from the exons ATGGCGGCGCCGTTAGCCCACTTTGATGAGGACTGGCAGGACTTTAACGAATTCAAGCCGTCCTCGGACGTGGTCGACCCACTAGACAAGCTGAACTCAAACGTGGGTGATTCGTCGGGCCTAGACGATTTCTCGGATCTGGACAACAGTTTCTCTGGGGAGATCTGCAGCTTCAAGTCGATGGAGGACCTTGTCCACGACTTCGACGAGAAGCTCACAGTGTGTTTCCGAAACTACAACACTACGACGGAAAACATAGCTCCCATTAAACCTATCACCGAGGATAATTACTTGAAAGACGACGA GGTGTGGAACGCTCTGACGGATAACTACGGCAATGTGATGCCGGTGGACTGGAAGACATCGCACACTCGCTCCTTACACCTGCCTTCCCTCAACCTCACCGAACACGAG AAGTTGGATAACCAATCTTTAGATCTGTCTGACGATGAGGAGCTGAGGGAGCAGATGGACATGCACTCAATCATCGTCTCGTGCATCAACGACGAGCCGCTTTTCACAGCTGAGCAG GTGATTGAGGAGATAGAGGAGATGATGCAGGAGTCTCCAGACCCAGAGGACGATGAGAGTCCTTCACAGTCCGACTTGTCCATGCTCTCTCAAGACCTCAATGCTCTAAAACGCTCCGGGTCCAACACCAGCTACGAGGACC GGCTGCGTCAGATGTCCGTGTCGGAGCTGACTGAGACTCTGGAGGAAGTGGAGGCGGCCATTCGTCGCTACAGTGAGGAGCTGATCCAGGCTCTGGCTCTGCGAGATGAATTGGACTATGAAAAGGAG GTGAAGAACAGCTTCATCTCACTGCTCATTGAAGTGCAGAACAGACAGAAGGAGCACCGCGAGCTGCTgcgaaagaagaagaaaatccgGCACACGACTACGACGGGGCCCAACGGCCAGAGGACGGCCAGCACGCACATACCCGGCACG TACCTGACCACAGTGATCCCTTATGAGAAGAAAGCAGGCCCCCCGTCTGTAGAAGATCTCCAGATCCTCACAAAGA TCCTCCATGCCATGAGGGATGACAGTGAGAAAGTACCTGCCCTCCTAACAGACTATATTCTCAAAG TCCTCTGTCCCACGTAA
- the fez2b gene encoding fasciculation and elongation protein zeta-2 isoform X2: MAAPLAHFDEDWQDFNEFKPSSDVVDPLDKLNSNVGDSSGLDDFSDLDNSFSGEICSFKSMEDLVHDFDEKLTVCFRNYNTTTENIAPIKPITEDNYLKDDEVWNALTDNYGNVMPVDWKTSHTRSLHLPSLNLTEHEKLDNQSLDLSDDEELREQMDMHSIIVSCINDEPLFTAEQVIEEIEEMMQESPDPEDDESPSQSDLSMLSQDLNALKRSGSNTSYEDRLRQMSVSELTETLEEVEAAIRRYSEELIQALALRDELDYEKEVKNSFISLLIEVQNRQKEHRELLRKKKKIRHTTTTGPNGQRTASTHIPGTLLTVEGLSNIIQNGLRQTFGNTGGDKQYLTTVIPYEKKAGPPSVEDLQILTKILHAMRDDSEKVPALLTDYILKALV, translated from the exons ATGGCGGCGCCGTTAGCCCACTTTGATGAGGACTGGCAGGACTTTAACGAATTCAAGCCGTCCTCGGACGTGGTCGACCCACTAGACAAGCTGAACTCAAACGTGGGTGATTCGTCGGGCCTAGACGATTTCTCGGATCTGGACAACAGTTTCTCTGGGGAGATCTGCAGCTTCAAGTCGATGGAGGACCTTGTCCACGACTTCGACGAGAAGCTCACAGTGTGTTTCCGAAACTACAACACTACGACGGAAAACATAGCTCCCATTAAACCTATCACCGAGGATAATTACTTGAAAGACGACGA GGTGTGGAACGCTCTGACGGATAACTACGGCAATGTGATGCCGGTGGACTGGAAGACATCGCACACTCGCTCCTTACACCTGCCTTCCCTCAACCTCACCGAACACGAG AAGTTGGATAACCAATCTTTAGATCTGTCTGACGATGAGGAGCTGAGGGAGCAGATGGACATGCACTCAATCATCGTCTCGTGCATCAACGACGAGCCGCTTTTCACAGCTGAGCAG GTGATTGAGGAGATAGAGGAGATGATGCAGGAGTCTCCAGACCCAGAGGACGATGAGAGTCCTTCACAGTCCGACTTGTCCATGCTCTCTCAAGACCTCAATGCTCTAAAACGCTCCGGGTCCAACACCAGCTACGAGGACC GGCTGCGTCAGATGTCCGTGTCGGAGCTGACTGAGACTCTGGAGGAAGTGGAGGCGGCCATTCGTCGCTACAGTGAGGAGCTGATCCAGGCTCTGGCTCTGCGAGATGAATTGGACTATGAAAAGGAG GTGAAGAACAGCTTCATCTCACTGCTCATTGAAGTGCAGAACAGACAGAAGGAGCACCGCGAGCTGCTgcgaaagaagaagaaaatccgGCACACGACTACGACGGGGCCCAACGGCCAGAGGACGGCCAGCACGCACATACCCGGCACG CTCCTCACTGTGGAGGGACTCTCCAATATCATTCAAAATGGCCTCCGTCAAACTTTTGGCAACACAGGAGGGGACAAACAG TACCTGACCACAGTGATCCCTTATGAGAAGAAAGCAGGCCCCCCGTCTGTAGAAGATCTCCAGATCCTCACAAAGA TCCTCCATGCCATGAGGGATGACAGTGAGAAAGTACCTGCCCTCCTAACAGACTATATTCTCAAAG CTCTGGTATGA
- the fez2b gene encoding fasciculation and elongation protein zeta-2 isoform X1, translated as MAAPLAHFDEDWQDFNEFKPSSDVVDPLDKLNSNVGDSSGLDDFSDLDNSFSGEICSFKSMEDLVHDFDEKLTVCFRNYNTTTENIAPIKPITEDNYLKDDEVWNALTDNYGNVMPVDWKTSHTRSLHLPSLNLTEHEKLDNQSLDLSDDEELREQMDMHSIIVSCINDEPLFTAEQVIEEIEEMMQESPDPEDDESPSQSDLSMLSQDLNALKRSGSNTSYEDRLRQMSVSELTETLEEVEAAIRRYSEELIQALALRDELDYEKEVKNSFISLLIEVQNRQKEHRELLRKKKKIRHTTTTGPNGQRTASTHIPGTLLTVEGLSNIIQNGLRQTFGNTGGDKQYLTTVIPYEKKAGPPSVEDLQILTKILHAMRDDSEKVPALLTDYILKVLCPT; from the exons ATGGCGGCGCCGTTAGCCCACTTTGATGAGGACTGGCAGGACTTTAACGAATTCAAGCCGTCCTCGGACGTGGTCGACCCACTAGACAAGCTGAACTCAAACGTGGGTGATTCGTCGGGCCTAGACGATTTCTCGGATCTGGACAACAGTTTCTCTGGGGAGATCTGCAGCTTCAAGTCGATGGAGGACCTTGTCCACGACTTCGACGAGAAGCTCACAGTGTGTTTCCGAAACTACAACACTACGACGGAAAACATAGCTCCCATTAAACCTATCACCGAGGATAATTACTTGAAAGACGACGA GGTGTGGAACGCTCTGACGGATAACTACGGCAATGTGATGCCGGTGGACTGGAAGACATCGCACACTCGCTCCTTACACCTGCCTTCCCTCAACCTCACCGAACACGAG AAGTTGGATAACCAATCTTTAGATCTGTCTGACGATGAGGAGCTGAGGGAGCAGATGGACATGCACTCAATCATCGTCTCGTGCATCAACGACGAGCCGCTTTTCACAGCTGAGCAG GTGATTGAGGAGATAGAGGAGATGATGCAGGAGTCTCCAGACCCAGAGGACGATGAGAGTCCTTCACAGTCCGACTTGTCCATGCTCTCTCAAGACCTCAATGCTCTAAAACGCTCCGGGTCCAACACCAGCTACGAGGACC GGCTGCGTCAGATGTCCGTGTCGGAGCTGACTGAGACTCTGGAGGAAGTGGAGGCGGCCATTCGTCGCTACAGTGAGGAGCTGATCCAGGCTCTGGCTCTGCGAGATGAATTGGACTATGAAAAGGAG GTGAAGAACAGCTTCATCTCACTGCTCATTGAAGTGCAGAACAGACAGAAGGAGCACCGCGAGCTGCTgcgaaagaagaagaaaatccgGCACACGACTACGACGGGGCCCAACGGCCAGAGGACGGCCAGCACGCACATACCCGGCACG CTCCTCACTGTGGAGGGACTCTCCAATATCATTCAAAATGGCCTCCGTCAAACTTTTGGCAACACAGGAGGGGACAAACAG TACCTGACCACAGTGATCCCTTATGAGAAGAAAGCAGGCCCCCCGTCTGTAGAAGATCTCCAGATCCTCACAAAGA TCCTCCATGCCATGAGGGATGACAGTGAGAAAGTACCTGCCCTCCTAACAGACTATATTCTCAAAG TCCTCTGTCCCACGTAA